From Musa acuminata AAA Group cultivar baxijiao chromosome BXJ3-8, Cavendish_Baxijiao_AAA, whole genome shotgun sequence, one genomic window encodes:
- the LOC103994257 gene encoding putative pectinesterase 10 has protein sequence MLQMRWLVLFLSVFSSISLRAPVAIAATSIARTIVVNLKGGGDFKSIQQAIDSVPDNNNKWTKIHVAAGVYREKVNVKSTKSYVVLEGDGAQTTSIEWGDYNGDSSGHTTNTSATFTSYAFNFVAKRITFKNTYNGFAKLTPAVAAWISGDKSAFYDCRFIGFQDTIADMHGRHYFKRCYIEGVVDFIFGYGQSIYEISTVKSLQQPGYVTAQGRNSANDNSGFVFKWCTISGSQATYLGRAWKHYSRVLFYQTFMSDIIVPAGWYIWNSKGYEGVVTFAESGCIGPGSDLSGRVKWEKQVSNYELRKLIDISYIDGKGWLEAQPPLD, from the exons ATGCTCCAAATGAGGtggctcgtcctcttcctctccgTCTTCTCCTCCATATCACTACGTGCTCCTGTGGCCATTGCAGCTACCTCCATCGCGAGAACCATCGTCGTCAACCTCAAGGGCGGTGGCGATTTCAAGAGCATTCAGCAGGCGATCGACTCCGTTCCTGACAACAACAACAAGTGGACGAAGATTCACGTCGCTGCTGGCGTCTACAG GGAGAAGGTGAACGTGAAGAGCACCAAGAGCTACGTCGTACTGGAAGGAGATGGAGCTCAGACGACGTCCATCGAGTGGGGAGACTACAACGGCGACTCCAGTGGCCATACCACTAACACCAGTGCAACCTTCACGTCATATGCCTTCAACTTTGTTGCCAAGAGGATAACCTTCAAG AATACGTACAATGGATTCGCCAAACTGACCCCCGCGGTGGCCGCTTGGATTTCGGGAGACAAATCTGCCTTCTACGACTGCAGATTCATTGGGTTTCAAGACACTATCGCTGATATGCATGGAAGACACTACTTCAAGCGTTGCTACATCGAAGGTGTGGTCGACTTCATCTTCGGATATGGCCAATCTATTTATGAG ATATCAACAGTTAAAAGCCTTCAGCAGCCAGGATATGTGACAGCTCAAGGGCGAAACAGTGCCAATGACAATAGTGGCTTCGTGTTCAAGTGGTGCACCATCTCAGGGTCTCAAGCAACTTACTTGGGGAGGGCATGGAAACACTACTCGAGGGTGTTATTTTATCAGACCTTCATGTCAGACATCATTGTTCCAGCAGGATGGTATATTTGGAATTCTAAAGGTTACGA AGGTGTTGTAACGTTTGCTGAATCGGGATGCATAGGACCAGGATCAGACCTCTCAGGTAGAGTGAAGTGGGAGAAGCAGGTGAGTAATTATGAGCTAAGGAAGTTAATTGATATTTCATATATTGATGGGAAAGGATGGCTCGAGGCACAGCCTCCACTTGATTAG